From Candidatus Eisenbacteria bacterium, the proteins below share one genomic window:
- a CDS encoding stage II sporulation protein E (SpoIIE), with translation MKWAVAHRPLNDAAESGDLCVVQPFADGIMIAVLDGAGHGREAGAAVAVAAKLLAKHAGERPISLLRMCHDALRSTRGAAVSVASIRPSEGFLSWSGVGNVEGTLFRGDPTFRPRSEGLVNRAGVVGSRLPALSGTVLPIGQGDTLVFTTDGISHGFTKLISPGAPPKHIADLILARHGKKSDDALVVVASFTEPGR, from the coding sequence ATGAAGTGGGCCGTCGCGCACCGCCCGCTGAACGACGCCGCGGAGTCGGGGGATCTTTGCGTCGTCCAACCGTTCGCGGACGGAATCATGATCGCGGTTCTGGATGGTGCCGGCCATGGACGCGAGGCGGGCGCCGCCGTGGCGGTCGCAGCGAAGCTCTTGGCGAAGCACGCCGGGGAGCGACCGATCTCGCTCTTGCGCATGTGCCACGACGCGCTCCGGAGCACGCGGGGCGCGGCCGTGAGCGTCGCGTCGATTCGACCGTCGGAAGGCTTCCTGTCCTGGTCCGGCGTCGGGAACGTGGAGGGCACCCTCTTCCGCGGGGATCCGACCTTCCGGCCCCGGTCGGAGGGGCTGGTGAATCGCGCCGGCGTGGTCGGGAGCCGGCTGCCGGCGCTGAGCGGCACCGTGCTGCCGATCGGGCAAGGAGACACCCTGGTCTTCACCACCGACGGAATCTCCCACGGATTCACGAAGCTGATCTCGCCCGGCGCGCCGCCAAAGCACATCGCCGACCTCATCCTGGCCCGCCACGGTAAGAAGTCGGACGACGCGCTCGTGGTGGTAGCATCCTTCACGGAGCCCGGACGATGA
- a CDS encoding anti-sigma regulatory factor: MSTSASSDNNSSAPSGSPEQGVPLVTEADIVAARQKGRELALGIGFSPGDATLIATAISELARNIVTYAKRGEIRLIPIELNGKRGLTVVAKDEGAGIADVRQALQDGYSTAGRLGLGLPGVKRLMDEMEIVSQLGVGTTVTAKKWKP, translated from the coding sequence ATGAGCACATCGGCGAGTTCGGACAACAATTCATCCGCCCCATCGGGGTCGCCGGAGCAGGGCGTGCCGCTCGTAACCGAAGCTGACATCGTCGCCGCTCGCCAAAAGGGTCGCGAGCTCGCCTTGGGGATCGGCTTCTCGCCCGGAGACGCGACCCTGATCGCCACGGCCATTTCCGAGCTCGCCCGGAACATCGTGACGTACGCGAAGCGGGGCGAGATCCGGCTGATCCCGATCGAGCTGAACGGGAAGCGCGGCCTGACCGTCGTGGCCAAGGACGAAGGAGCGGGAATTGCGGACGTCCGCCAGGCCCTCCAGGACGGATATTCCACCGCAGGGCGATTGGGCTTGGGGTTGCCCGGAGTCAAGCGGCTCATGGACGAGATGGAGATCGTCTCCCAGCTTGGCGTCGGCACCACGGTAACGGCAAAAAAATGGAAACCGTGA
- a CDS encoding STAS domain-containing protein, with product MEVPILKQGAYLIASIQAALSDTDLLHFRDVLMKSVGQHRSQGVIVDVAALDVMDSFGTRVLGDISRMISLRGAKTVIVGIQPEVAMAMVQMGLTLGAVATTLDLEEGLAYLDANTKPPAKR from the coding sequence GTGGAAGTCCCGATTCTGAAGCAGGGCGCCTACCTGATCGCCTCGATCCAGGCGGCGCTCTCGGACACGGACCTGCTCCATTTCCGCGACGTCTTGATGAAGTCCGTCGGCCAGCACCGCTCCCAGGGGGTCATCGTGGACGTCGCGGCACTCGACGTCATGGACTCCTTCGGCACCCGCGTGCTGGGTGATATCTCCCGGATGATCAGCCTGCGGGGCGCCAAGACGGTCATCGTCGGAATCCAACCCGAGGTCGCCATGGCGATGGTCCAGATGGGCCTGACCCTCGGAGCTGTCGCGACCACGCTCGATCTGGAGGAAGGTCTTGCCTATCTCGACGCGAACACCAAGCCGCCGGCGAAGCGATGA
- a CDS encoding STAS domain-containing protein produces the protein MTDSAVKVTFAPPTQDENPALLRELVSHLRQNRTKLREEWVRRISVAELLTAMTKEEIFAEATSVYDSYVLALETGTLEALQAYARNLSERIIPRGVETHEVVGIVLLLRDVLARSLFAKYHADFAPLNRILDAYEPAANRIAITVAVGFVQERERVIREQQEAIRELSTPVLQVRERLLILPIIGLIDPARARQLTEQLLRGIRTNRAKVVVIDITGVAAMDANVANHLVLTVESARLLGATVIVTGLSPEIAQTLVNIGVDLGKMTTVGDLQGGIEEAERLLGYKVLPMRESEAA, from the coding sequence ATGACGGACAGCGCTGTCAAAGTCACCTTCGCTCCCCCGACTCAGGACGAGAATCCCGCGCTCCTGCGCGAGCTCGTCTCACATTTGAGACAGAACCGCACGAAGCTTCGCGAGGAATGGGTACGGCGGATCAGCGTCGCCGAGCTCCTGACCGCGATGACGAAAGAGGAGATCTTCGCGGAAGCGACCTCCGTCTACGATAGCTACGTCCTCGCCCTGGAGACGGGAACCCTTGAAGCTCTTCAAGCTTACGCGCGAAACCTCTCGGAACGGATCATCCCGCGAGGAGTGGAAACGCACGAGGTCGTCGGCATCGTGCTTCTCCTGCGCGACGTCTTGGCGCGATCGCTGTTCGCCAAGTACCACGCCGACTTCGCCCCGCTGAATCGCATCCTCGACGCCTATGAGCCGGCCGCGAACCGCATCGCGATCACGGTGGCCGTCGGTTTCGTGCAGGAGCGGGAGCGCGTCATCCGCGAGCAGCAGGAGGCCATTCGAGAGCTGTCCACGCCCGTTCTGCAGGTCCGCGAGCGGTTGCTGATTCTTCCGATCATCGGCCTCATCGATCCGGCGCGGGCGCGCCAGCTCACCGAGCAGCTTCTGCGGGGCATCCGGACGAACCGAGCCAAGGTCGTCGTGATCGACATCACCGGCGTCGCGGCCATGGACGCCAACGTCGCGAATCACCTGGTTCTGACCGTCGAGTCGGCGCGACTCCTCGGCGCGACCGTCATCGTGACCGGTCTCTCGCCGGAGATCGCTCAGACCCTCGTCAACATCGGCGTGGATCTCGGCAAGATGACGACGGTGGGAGATCTTCAGGGAGGCATCGAGGAGGCCGAGCGTCTCCTCGGGTACAAGGTCCTTCCCATGAGGGAATCCGAAGCCGCCTAG
- a CDS encoding OsmC family protein: MIRKGSAEWQGSLKEGKGTVSTESGVLANAAYSFGTRFENGKGTNPEEMIAAAHASCFSMALSAQLGAAGITPETVRTTAAVTLEKVEGGFAVTASHLDVTAKIPGADRAAFEKAANEAKTGCPISKLLNAKITMDAKLVA, translated from the coding sequence ATGATTCGCAAGGGATCCGCCGAGTGGCAGGGGAGCCTCAAGGAGGGGAAGGGGACCGTTTCGACGGAGAGCGGCGTGCTCGCGAACGCGGCCTATTCGTTCGGGACTCGATTCGAGAACGGGAAGGGGACGAACCCGGAGGAGATGATCGCGGCGGCGCACGCCAGCTGCTTCTCGATGGCGCTCTCGGCGCAGCTCGGCGCTGCCGGGATCACCCCGGAAACCGTGCGCACCACGGCGGCGGTCACCCTCGAGAAGGTCGAGGGTGGATTTGCGGTGACCGCTTCCCACCTCGACGTGACCGCCAAGATCCCGGGCGCGGATCGCGCGGCCTTCGAGAAGGCGGCCAACGAGGCGAAGACGGGCTGTCCGATCTCGAAGCTTCTCAACGCCAAGATTACGATGGACGCGAAGCTCGTGGCGTAG